The Macellibacteroides fermentans genome contains the following window.
TCGGCCCTCACCCTCAATCTTGAAGTAGAGGTTCTAAACCGGACCTTACCTGCACCCAAAAACTGGGCTTTCCATTTGGATTTGTGGCAAAATCCCTATTCGGTTGCCCGATACCACCAGGTTCCGCTATGGAGCAAAGAGCATTTCGATGCCATGCTTCCGGTAATGAAGACACTGGCCGATGCCGGACAAAAAGTAATTACCACCACCATTATGCACAAACCCTGGAACGGACAAACGGAAGATCATTTCGACAGTATGATCTTCAGAATGAAAAAGATGGACGGAACCTGGGAATTCAGGTACGATGTTTTCGATAAATGGGTGAATTTCATGATGAACGAGGTAGGAATAGACAAACAGATAAACTGCTATACCCTAATTCCCTGGGCATTGCGCTTCGATTACTTCGACCAGGCCACCAACCGTATTCAATTTATTGAGGCAAAACCGGGAGATAAGGCATACGAGGACTATTGGGGACCGTTTCTGAAAGATTTTGCCCGACATCTGAAATCGAAAGGATGGTTCGACAAAACTACTATCGCCATGGATGAAAGAGGACTAGATGCCATGCAGGAGGCTATTAAGGTGATTAAAAATGCAGATCCTGACTTCAAGATATCGCTGGCAGGAAATTACCATCCGGAGATAGAAAAAGATTTATACGATTTATGTCTCGCCTTCGGACACAACTTCCCGGCCGATGTGAAAGCCAGAAGAGATAAAGAAGGTAAAATAAGTACCGTGTACACCTGCTGTGCCGAAGCCTTGCCAAACACATTCACCTTCTCTCCTCCGGCAGAGGCAACCTGGATCGGCTGGCATGCCATGGCCGGAAACTATGACGGTTATCTACGCTGGGCCTACAACAGCTGGACCAAAGAGCCCTTGCTGGACTCCCGTTTCCGGAGCTGGGCTGCGGGCGACTGCTACATTGTATATCCGGAAAACAGATCAAGCATCCGTATGGAAAAACTGATCGAAGGAATTCAGGACTACGAAAAGATAAACATTCTGAAGGAAGAATTCAAGAACAAGAATAACAAGAGCAAGCTTGAAAAGTTGAATACCCTTGTTTCTTCATTCACCCCCGAAGGTCTTACCAAGGCTGATCCTACCCAGGCGGTTCAACAGGCAAGAACGGAACTGAATAAATTCTAATAAATAAACAGAAAAAGGAATTATCTATGTTGATAATTCCTTTTTCTGTTTTATCTCATCTACCTCCACGGGGACCTCTGTTCCCTTGCATCTGTTTTTCCTTTTCCTGGAGTTGTTTGAATTGCTCTTCGCTCAGAACCGCTTTAAGTTTCTCGTCACGTTCCGCACGAAGGGTCTTCATTTTTTCAAACATGGCCTGCCGGTCACCGCCCATTTTCTCACGCTCACTCTGCATCTTGCTCCTGAATTCATCCGAAATCTTCTGATACTCGGCTGCCTGCTTCTCATCCAGCTTCAGTTCGGAGATCATCCGCTCCTGCATAGCCTTCATATCCGCACCTCTCCTCGCTGTTCTGTTTTCCTGAGCAATCAAGACTGTGGAGCTCAGAAACAAAATCAAAAACAAACCAATTAATTTTTTCATATCCAATTCAATTAAAAGTTATTGAATAAATTACACATAAAGTACAGACTGATTCTTTATCAAATAGTTTAAGCCCGTATAAAAGAAAAAACAGACAGCAGTGAATCTTAAACGTAAAATTGTTAATTACAAAAAAAACGAAGTTTTAGTATTAAACCAAATTAAATTAATAATGTCTATCTATCCAGAACAAAAATTGTTAAGACTAATAATTATGAAACTGGGAAAAATCCTTTTGGTGTTGATTGTAGTACTCTTTACGTTGCCAGCTATGGCACAAACGGGAGTCACTGTTACAGGTAGAATTGTTGAACGAGGAAATAATCTCCCGGTCGAACAAGCAACTGTAAGATTACTGACAGGCAAAGACAGCACCTTGGTAGGAGGTGTGGTAAGTTCGGCAAATGGTAATTTCACGCTTAAAAATATAAAAGCCGGCAGCTATCTGCTGCATGTAACCTTTGTAGGATTCGAGCCTACCTATCAGCCTCTGCAGATTACAGGGAAGGTAAATCCTGTTAAGATAGGCAATATCGAACTTACCGATGGAGCTATCCAGCTGGGCGAGGCTGTTGTAGTTGGGAAAGCAAACGAAGTTGTGGTAAGAAACGATACGGTTGAATATAATGCCGACTCGTACAAAGTTACCGAGGGCTCCGTTCTGGAAGATCTGTTGAAAAAGATGCCGGGCGTAGAAATTGCTTCAGACGGTAAAGTTACCGTAAATGGCAAAGAGATTAAAAAAATCATGATAGACGGAAAGGAATTCTTCTCGGACGATCCTAAAGTAGCCTCCAAGAACCTTCCCGCAAAGATGGTAGACAAGGTTCAGGTGCTGGATAAGAAATCGGATATGGCGATGATGACCGGCTTCGACGATGGCAACGAAGAGACCGTAATCAATCTTACCGTAAAACCGGGGATGAAACAAGGATGGTTCGGGAATGCTTTTGCCGGATACGGAAGTGAAAAGCGCTATGAAGGGAATGCCATGGTAAACCGATTTATCAACAATGATCAGTTTACCTTTATGGGAGGACTTAACAACACAAACAATATGGGGTTCAGCGACCTTGCCTCAACCATGTTCGCCGGTATGGGAGGCGGTGGCCGCGGCGGATTCGGCCGGTTTGGAAGTGGAAACGGAATCACATCTTCCGGAAATGCAGGACTGAACTTTAGCAAGGAATTCAACAAAAAAATGACATTGGGCGGTAATGCCAGATATTCTCATTCCGACAATGATGCAGAAAGCATCAGTAAAACCCAGAATATATTCCAGAACGACAGCAGTTCCTACTACAACGAGAGCAATATCAGCCGTACTAAAAGCGACAACGTGGGACTGAATCTTCGTATGGAATGGAAGCCGGATACACTTACCAGTATCATTTTTACTCCGGATATGAGCTATAGCCGGAACAATACCTTCGAAAACGTAGACTTCGAAACGCTGGACGATACTCAAAACAGGGTGAATAAAGGAATTTCAGAATACAGATCCAATGGAGAAGGGGTAAACCTCTCGGGCCGACTTGAATTCAGCAGGAAGCTTAACAATGCAGGCCGCGTATTCAGCGCCTCGCTTTCCGGAGGCCTTGAAGACACCTATAATACGGGTATAAACTATTCCAATACCGAATATTTTCAATCTTCCAACCCGTCTGAGGTGATCGATCAGAAATTCCGTTACGACAATACAGGCTTCAATTATCGCGCCTATGTTTCATGGGTAGAACCCATCGGACGCAATAATTTTATTCAGGCAACCTACAGTTTTAGTCAGCGTAACCAGGAATCCCTTAAGAATTCGTATATTCTGGGAGAAGACGGAGCCTATTCCGTACTGGATACGGCTTACAGCCAGAGTTACAAGAATCACTTTATCAACCAACGAGCCAGTCTGAGTTTCAAGGCACAACGGGAAAAGTATAATTATACCATCGGTTTGAATGTTGACCCGTCGTACACGAAGAGTATCAATTTTGTTGGCGACATTAATTTGAATGAGTTGAAACGGAGTGTGGTTAACCTGTCTCCAATGGCTCAGTTCAATTATATATTCAATAAACAGACCAATCTGCGTATCAATTACAGCGGCCAGACAAGTCAGCCCAGCATGACGCAGTTGCAGCCGGTAGCAGACGTTTCGGATCCGTTGGTTACAGTTATCGGTAATCCGGACCTGAATCCGCGGTACACAAACAACCTGTTTCTAAGATTCCAGAAATTTATTCCGGAAAAGCAGACTGCATTCATGGTATTTGCCAACGGAAGTTACGTTATAAATGACATTGTAAGCTATACCACCTATCAGGGAACCAGCGGTAAGCGACTCACTACTTATAAAAACGTGGATGGAAATTACAACGGGAACCTTCGTGCCATAATAAACACGCCGTTGAAAAATAAAAAATTCTCGGTAAATTCAATGACGATGCTTTCTTATTCCAACAATAAAGGATTTATCAACTCGGACGAAAATACCAGCAAAAGCTTTACAGTAATGGAACGTGCGGGTATTGATTTCAGATCAAATGTGGCCGACTTCGGACTAAACGGAAATATCCGGTACAACAATGTTACCAACTCCTTCCAGGCGCAGAACAACCGAAGAACCTACAACTACGGAGCAGGTGCAACAACAACGTTATACCTTCCGCTTAATTTTAAGATTGAAAGTGACATCAATTTCTCTACCAACTCCGGTTATTCAGCAGGTTACGAGCAGGAAGAGTGGTTATGGAATGCGTCAGCCTCCAAAACATTCCTGAAAAACAATCAGGGAACCATCCGGTTTAAGGTGTACGACATCCTGCAACAGCGAAGCAACATCAGCCGTAACGTAACTGCCAGCAGCATCACCGACTCACAATACAATACGCTGAACAGTTACTTCATGGTTCACTTTATATATCGTTTCAGTATATTTAAAGGTGGAGCCACCCAATCGGATGCTCAAATGGGACCAGGCAGAGGCCGGGGCGGACATATGGGACCTCCTACGCGACACTTCTAAAAAAAGAAATACATTCCGGAAAGGGATTTACCTGCCTGCAGGTAAATCCCTTTTTTTGTGTTTTTGATGAATTAAGGATAATCTCTGTTGCAATGATTGAAAAGATTTGCTTTTGTTCACATACTTTCCTATCTTTAGCATTCCTTTAATTAAAGAAAAATGCTGGCAGCCATTTACATTGAATATATTGTAGGTACGATTTTCATCTTATTGTACACGATAACTATATTAGGGCTGGTACTCGTTATCATAACAGAAAACCGCAACCCGCTTAAAACCATCTCCTGGGTGGTTGTTTTATTGCTGGCACCCGGAATAGGACTCCTCTTTTACTTTTTCTTTGGTCAGGATAACCGTAAACAACGGATCATCTCCCGAAGAACCTACAAACGGATTATGAAAAGACCCTCAGAAAGAGTCCTTGCACAGGATAAATGCGCTGTTCCAAAACAATTTCAACCCCTTGTAACCCTTCTGAACAATACCAATCAATCGTCTCTGCTTTACGGCAGTGATATCAAGATATACACAAACGGCACAGATAAGTTCCGGGACCTTCTGGAGGAAATTGAAAAGGCACAACACCATATCCATCTTCAGTATTACATCTTCTGCGACGACGAAATTGGGAATCAGGTAAAGAACGCCCTGATAGCCAAAGCGAAAGAGGGCGTTCAGGTAAGGGTGCTGTACGACGACGTGGGAAGCTGGAACGTAAAACGGCAGTTTTTCGACGAAATGAAAGAATCAGGCATAGAGGTTTATTCGTTCCTTCAGGTTGTATTTCCGATATTCACCAGTAAGGTGAACTACCGGAACCACCGGAAGATTGTTGTTATAGACGGCAAAGTAGGCTTTATGGGTGGGATGAACATAGCCGACAGATACGTTAAAGGACTTGCCTGGGGAAACTGGCGCGATCTCCACTTTAAAATTACCGGTAAAGGAGCACAGGGATTGCAATCGGCCTTCCTTATCGACTGGTATGTGGTAAGTAAAAACCTTATCACATCACGTGATTATTACCCGGTGACACCGGCTTTGGGCGATAATTGCATTCAGATAGCCACCAGTGGTCCCACCGGACAATGGAGAACCTTGCTTCAAGCCGCCATCTTTTGTATTGCCAATGCCAAAAAGTATATTTACATACAGACACCCTATTTCCTTCCCACCGAAGGAATCAACCAGGCTTTACAAACAGCGGCTCTGGGTGGAGTGGATGTAAGATTGATGTTACCCAAACGATCGGATGCCCGTTCTGCCAACATGGCCACCCATTCCTTTATAGATGATATGCTGAAAGCCGGT
Protein-coding sequences here:
- the cls gene encoding cardiolipin synthase — protein: MLAAIYIEYIVGTIFILLYTITILGLVLVIITENRNPLKTISWVVVLLLAPGIGLLFYFFFGQDNRKQRIISRRTYKRIMKRPSERVLAQDKCAVPKQFQPLVTLLNNTNQSSLLYGSDIKIYTNGTDKFRDLLEEIEKAQHHIHLQYYIFCDDEIGNQVKNALIAKAKEGVQVRVLYDDVGSWNVKRQFFDEMKESGIEVYSFLQVVFPIFTSKVNYRNHRKIVVIDGKVGFMGGMNIADRYVKGLAWGNWRDLHFKITGKGAQGLQSAFLIDWYVVSKNLITSRDYYPVTPALGDNCIQIATSGPTGQWRTLLQAAIFCIANAKKYIYIQTPYFLPTEGINQALQTAALGGVDVRLMLPKRSDARSANMATHSFIDDMLKAGVKVYLYEPGFLHSKLTVIDDSIACIGSANMDFRSFEHNFEISAFVYDTTFAQKMKKVFQHDIHHCEQVIPSRWLKRSFKQRIPESFMRLFSPLL
- a CDS encoding TonB-dependent receptor produces the protein MKLGKILLVLIVVLFTLPAMAQTGVTVTGRIVERGNNLPVEQATVRLLTGKDSTLVGGVVSSANGNFTLKNIKAGSYLLHVTFVGFEPTYQPLQITGKVNPVKIGNIELTDGAIQLGEAVVVGKANEVVVRNDTVEYNADSYKVTEGSVLEDLLKKMPGVEIASDGKVTVNGKEIKKIMIDGKEFFSDDPKVASKNLPAKMVDKVQVLDKKSDMAMMTGFDDGNEETVINLTVKPGMKQGWFGNAFAGYGSEKRYEGNAMVNRFINNDQFTFMGGLNNTNNMGFSDLASTMFAGMGGGGRGGFGRFGSGNGITSSGNAGLNFSKEFNKKMTLGGNARYSHSDNDAESISKTQNIFQNDSSSYYNESNISRTKSDNVGLNLRMEWKPDTLTSIIFTPDMSYSRNNTFENVDFETLDDTQNRVNKGISEYRSNGEGVNLSGRLEFSRKLNNAGRVFSASLSGGLEDTYNTGINYSNTEYFQSSNPSEVIDQKFRYDNTGFNYRAYVSWVEPIGRNNFIQATYSFSQRNQESLKNSYILGEDGAYSVLDTAYSQSYKNHFINQRASLSFKAQREKYNYTIGLNVDPSYTKSINFVGDINLNELKRSVVNLSPMAQFNYIFNKQTNLRINYSGQTSQPSMTQLQPVADVSDPLVTVIGNPDLNPRYTNNLFLRFQKFIPEKQTAFMVFANGSYVINDIVSYTTYQGTSGKRLTTYKNVDGNYNGNLRAIINTPLKNKKFSVNSMTMLSYSNNKGFINSDENTSKSFTVMERAGIDFRSNVADFGLNGNIRYNNVTNSFQAQNNRRTYNYGAGATTTLYLPLNFKIESDINFSTNSGYSAGYEQEEWLWNASASKTFLKNNQGTIRFKVYDILQQRSNISRNVTASSITDSQYNTLNSYFMVHFIYRFSIFKGGATQSDAQMGPGRGRGGHMGPPTRHF
- a CDS encoding DUF4091 domain-containing protein, with product MHFAVVICLVTNGQETRNILTGDYTELTDTKLVDKEAWDKQPGKPQLSWGSTDVRYSKLNVPSVNKTQRLRISGWKGERVNAQAILWTTNNLEKVSLSVSDLTNGKSVIPASVIRTNFVRYVMTDELNKDGKGGCGHRPVKADWDSSVVADVLDIIKVKDVNARSAQPIWINTWIPENTKPGVYKGTVTLTYNTSSALTLNLEVEVLNRTLPAPKNWAFHLDLWQNPYSVARYHQVPLWSKEHFDAMLPVMKTLADAGQKVITTTIMHKPWNGQTEDHFDSMIFRMKKMDGTWEFRYDVFDKWVNFMMNEVGIDKQINCYTLIPWALRFDYFDQATNRIQFIEAKPGDKAYEDYWGPFLKDFARHLKSKGWFDKTTIAMDERGLDAMQEAIKVIKNADPDFKISLAGNYHPEIEKDLYDLCLAFGHNFPADVKARRDKEGKISTVYTCCAEALPNTFTFSPPAEATWIGWHAMAGNYDGYLRWAYNSWTKEPLLDSRFRSWAAGDCYIVYPENRSSIRMEKLIEGIQDYEKINILKEEFKNKNNKSKLEKLNTLVSSFTPEGLTKADPTQAVQQARTELNKF